The Halovivax ruber XH-70 genome includes the window CACGAACGGGCCCGAGCGCACCCACGCGGCCAAACTGGCGGCCGTGGGGCTTCGCGACCGGTTCGACGTGACGCTGTTCGGCAGCGACGTCGAGCGCGTCAAGCCGGCCGCAGAACCGTTCGAGCGGGCGCTCGCGGAACTCGACGGGACACCGGAACGAGCCCTTAAAATCGGTGATTCACTCGAGACGGACGTCCGTGGTGCGACCGAGGTCGGGATCGACACCGCCTGGATTTCCGACGGGAAGCCCGCCCCGAGAACCAGCGTCGAACCCACGTACACGCTCTCGTCGTTGGCTGACCTGCCGTCCGTGCTTCGGTGATCGTCACGGCACGCCCACAAGGGATTTGCTGGTCCGTCGCCGAAACGCGTTCAGATGCGACACTGTCTGTCGATCGTATTCGTCTTTCTTCTCGTGCTGTCGCTGCCCGCGATGGCCGTCGGGCCCGCAGCGGGCGCTTCGGATGGGGCGTCGAGCGCGCCGGGAGACGAGCAATCGACCGCCGCGTTTGCAACGTCGGATCCGTCAGTTCACGCCCTGTCAGTCGTGAACGAACGGGAACTGGCCCGCCCGAGCGCCGCAACGACGCGGGAGACGATCGACGAATCGGTCGAGCTTCACCAGCGGCCGGACGAGCCGGGCGAGTTCGGGGCGGTAGCGACGATTTCGATCCCCGAGGCTGTCACGCGCCTGGAGCTCTCCGTGCCGTCGGAAGCGGCGGTCGAGGCGACCGACGGGTTCACGAAGATCGATTCGAACACGCTCGAGTGGGACGGTGAAACGGCGGACCCGACGGTGACGCTCGGGGTCGAGGCGAATCGCCAGTACCGGGAGGGCGGCCATCGATCGACGGCGACCGCTCAGCGCGGCGAGGACCTCGACTTCGCCGAGACCGGCGAGTGGGGAATCGTCGCGGTTCCGCAGCTGTCCTACGGCTGGCAGTACCGACGCGGCCACTCGGTTGCTGTCGAGCGGACGGCGAGCGTCGACGGCGAGGGTGCCGTCGGCGAGACGATCGCCGTCTTCGGGCCCGTCGAGGAGTTCGTCTCCGAAGCCAACGGCGAGCGTCACCGGCTGGTGGTCCCCGAGGCGGCCGATCTCGCCGAGTCGCCGGACGCCATCCTCGGGGCGCTGAACGGAGCGGGCCAGGAGTTAGACGTCGGTGCACGAAACGACGAGTTCTTCGTCGTCGCGGCACCCGTTGGGGAGGTCGACTGGCGCGCCTCAGGCCTGCAGTACGGCGACAGTGACGCGTGGGTCCGGGCCGACGCCGACCTCGAACGGCCGGGGAACGTCTGGCTGCACGAGTACACCCACTCGCGCCAGCCGTTCGCGGGCGTCGGAAACGGCACGACGGCCGCCACACGGTGGCTCGTCGAGGGTCAGGCCGATTACTACGCTGCGACACTGGCACTCGAACTCGGATACGTCGAGTACGACGCGTTCCGCCGGTTCGTCGAACGAGGCTCCCGGTATCCCTACGACCAGGGTGTCCTCGCCGACCCCGGCACCTGGGCCGACAGGGAGACACCCTACGCTCGCGGCCCGCTCGCACTGCTGGCGATGGACCGCGAGATCAGACACGCCACCGACGGCGACCGCAGCCTGCAGGGAGTCTTCAGGCGGGTGGGCGCCGCGGAACGACCCCTCGAACTGGCCGAATTCTACGCGGCGGTCGAGGACGTCGGCGGCCCCGACGCTGTGGCGACGGCCGAACGCGTCGTCGAAATCGAGACGATCCCAGACACGCGCTCCGAGTCGGCGTATCGGTCGCTGTTCGCCGTCGAACCGACCGCGTTCGACACCGCCTTCGCCGAGGAGGCGATCGCCGTCACCGGTCCCTATCGCGACGGCTCCATCGACGAACCCGGTGAACTCGTCCCTGGCGAGACGGCGGCGATACCGATCACGGTCACGAACGTCGACGCGACGGCAGGGCACTACGACGCCGCACTCGCCGTCGACGGCGAGATCGTCGATGCGACCGCCGGCCAGCTGGACGCCGGAGTGCGAACGACCGAGACGGTCGCGTGGACGCCGTCGGAGCCTGGAACGTACGAATTGCAGGTCGGTGACGACCGTCGAACGGTCACCGTCGAGGCGGCGGCCACGGCGACCGTCACCGACCTCGCGGTCTCGGACCGCAGCGTCGACGTCGGCGACGACGTCACCGCGACGGCCGTCGTGACCGGCCATCCGGACCGGCCATCGACGCGCGAGGTGACCATCCGGACCCCCGGTGGCACCGTCGCCACGGAGACCGTTCACCTCGCTCCCGGAGAGTCGACACAGGTCGAGGCCACGTTCACGCTCCACGAGAACGGCCTGAACCAGGTGAGCGCCGGTGATCGGCAGACGCTGGTCGGTGTGGGGCGAATCGCCGGCTACGCCGCGGAGGCCGAAGCGGCGCTCACCTCACTCTCGACGACGGCTATCGCGGGCGTGACGGCGCTCGTCGCCGCCCTTGGCAGCGTGCTCGTCGCTCGACGGCGCGGCATCTTGGGAGACGGGTGAGCGACCTGGCCTGCGACACAGGGACCCAATTTTCGCGAGCGAAGAGGACGTACACGACGGCATCGGGGATGTTCGGCTATGTGGTGACGAGTAATCACTCCAGCGCGTCGGCGAGCCACGGCGCGGCCGATACCGCACTGGCGGGCCCCTCGATGGTGTCGGTGCCGTAGATCGCCTCGACGCCGGCGCGAGCGAGGCG containing:
- a CDS encoding CARDB domain-containing protein, with the protein product MRHCLSIVFVFLLVLSLPAMAVGPAAGASDGASSAPGDEQSTAAFATSDPSVHALSVVNERELARPSAATTRETIDESVELHQRPDEPGEFGAVATISIPEAVTRLELSVPSEAAVEATDGFTKIDSNTLEWDGETADPTVTLGVEANRQYREGGHRSTATAQRGEDLDFAETGEWGIVAVPQLSYGWQYRRGHSVAVERTASVDGEGAVGETIAVFGPVEEFVSEANGERHRLVVPEAADLAESPDAILGALNGAGQELDVGARNDEFFVVAAPVGEVDWRASGLQYGDSDAWVRADADLERPGNVWLHEYTHSRQPFAGVGNGTTAATRWLVEGQADYYAATLALELGYVEYDAFRRFVERGSRYPYDQGVLADPGTWADRETPYARGPLALLAMDREIRHATDGDRSLQGVFRRVGAAERPLELAEFYAAVEDVGGPDAVATAERVVEIETIPDTRSESAYRSLFAVEPTAFDTAFAEEAIAVTGPYRDGSIDEPGELVPGETAAIPITVTNVDATAGHYDAALAVDGEIVDATAGQLDAGVRTTETVAWTPSEPGTYELQVGDDRRTVTVEAAATATVTDLAVSDRSVDVGDDVTATAVVTGHPDRPSTREVTIRTPGGTVATETVHLAPGESTQVEATFTLHENGLNQVSAGDRQTLVGVGRIAGYAAEAEAALTSLSTTAIAGVTALVAALGSVLVARRRGILGDG